AATCTCTAACTAAGTAAGTGTTTTTTATGctttactttatatatatatccaagCCAATTCcataaagcataaaaaagGGTTATGTGTGCGCACGTATACCCTTCCTTTTTAAGCGCGTTCATCTTTAGAGTCATTACCTTGTGctaaagctaaaaaaaacagaattaaaGGAAAAATCGTTAGTTTGCTGCAGTTTGGAGATATGTATATCCCTTCAAGGAACTCATCCTCAAGTTGTGTACCTCATCAGCTCTATTCTGCCACCTGAGCCCCCACAAATCTGAGCTCCTGATTTCATTTTACTGCTCCGTCGGTGTGAAAGTCACTTTGTGGCAAACTGCAAGCAAAGTTGTGCTTATCCCTGGGGTCCTGCATTCGGTTCGTTTTTCCCTCCGAATTTTAGCAATAGTCAGATGAAGAATTTTCAGTGTGTGATTTTTATTGTGGCTGCAATTCGCCTGGGTCTTGTTAACATTCGCATTTTCCGAGGAAATTCGTTTCGCCTGCagtatgatgatgatgctgggAGATGATTTCGCCGAGTTGCTGCACTAATAattggaatttaaattttaaggaCTTTCCGTCAGCTGTCGTTCGAGTGAATCTCCGTGGTCATACCTTTCCAAGTCAGCAATCTATTGCACAGCCCTAATATTCCCTACCTGTTTTTCGTTGTTTCAGGTCACCTGGATATATTTATAGCGGAAAGGTTcgcgaaaataattaaataacgGTTAGCGCGAGGAAAATCCATCGATCCGACAGCTGTGGCTGTTAATCTTACCTGATCGCTGGATAGGTGGATTAAGGAAAATCTGAGGTATTGGGTGGGCAATAAAGTTTGCACCCCGTTCATATTTTACCTGATCATTGTATATAAGCCATTAGCAAAATGCCAGAAAGCCACAGTTACAAACTGAAACGTCTAACGTCAACAACCAGACAGCGAACTAATCCAAAAATGGTCCTGACCAATTCCACGCCAAACAGCTCGTCCCAGCACAACCAGATGGTGGTGGACACCGCGGCCATGAACAGTGAGGATCTCAgcgagctgctgcagctgaacgCCGAGATCGAGGAACGTCGTCGCTCCTGCCGCTTTGGAGATGCCAGCACCGCCTGTGGCCTGCTCCGCGCTACGATGACCAGGGAGGAGCTCTTCGAAATCTCCTCGCTGGACGACGACCGCTTCCTGACCGCCCTGGAGCACCAAAACTCGTTTGCGAGTCCGCGCCGTGTGCAGGTTACCGATCTGGACCTGTCCAGCATCGAGAATCTGATGAAGTACTTCGACGAAGAGGTACCTGTGACGCCCACAAAGACACTGGGCGCCACCAAGGCAACCACAACCACGGGCATGGTGGCCAGCACCATTGCCAAGTTGTCCCTCCAGACGGAACCGGTCACGCCGCCCAAGCCAAAGGTTGGAGGTGGCCACCTGAAGATCAGCGAGCTCAAGCAGAAGTACGAACAGCTGCCGGAGATGGAGACGCCACGCTCCGCTTACCAGGGATCCAGAAAGGCGTCCGCCTCGCTGCCCATGAAGGTCAAGGAGATGGCCCAGCTGTTCAACTCGAAGATCAGCCAGGTAATGCGACGCACTGAGGAACCGCAGTATGTGCAGCTGCAAAATGAGATGTCGCCGGAGGTCAAGGCCCAGAGCCGCCTGGTCTCGCCCTTAGAGTCCCCAGTCCAGGGACCCTGCCTGGTGGCCGAGGAGGTTTTCCGCGAGCTGAGCGTCAAGGACAAGGCGCTGCTGTTCAACAAGTTCATCGGCGACATGGCAGCCAAGCATCCCAAGTTCAACGCCCATGCCGCGGATCTCAAGGAGAAGGTGAACAAGCAGGTGGCCCGCGGCGAGGTGGTGGCTGAACGGCAAGCTAGTGTCAAGCATCTCGCCCAGGAGCTGGAGGCGAAGTGTATCCTGGAGCCGGTATCGCCACCGCGACCAGGCGGTGTCTCTCCCCCCAAGATAACTGAGAGCAAAGCGGAGACAAGCACCTCCGAGCTCCATGTGAGCACACTGACTGTGATCCTCAAGCCGAGTCCGGAGCGCCGAGCTCCACTGGCACGACCCCGTCGTTGCCTGGACCGTCAGAGTGATGAGCATGCCCGAGAGCCGTCCCAGAAGCGAAACCTCGACGCGATTCGCACCATCATGCCAACGGAGGCCTATGCGCCGCCCAAGAAGATCCGACGCACTCGGCAGGAGCGCTCCGGTGCGGATAACCAAATGTTTTTTCAGAACGAACAACTCGAGACCCTGTTCTACAGCTGGCTCAGCACGGAGAATGGTGTCCAGTTCGACATTACGAGTGTGTCTAACGGCCAGCAGACCATTGAGATAGCCACCGAGGAGGGTGAGCTTCTGGAGCAGCCACTGCTCGAGCCGAGCACCGCTGCTCTGGAGGATGTGAGCCAGAAGTCCGCGGTCGAGCGGCTTCTGGAGGAGGCCATAGCCAAACTGGAGCGAGATAACGAGTCCAGGAAGGTGGCGCAAGTCGAGGAAAAGAAGGAGGTAGAGGAGCCGGTCGTCCAAGTCACTCCGAGACGCATCAAGCGCCAGGCACCGCCAGTGCCGGCCCCACGACCCAGTCTAAGCCAGGTCACCTCCAGTGCATCCAGCTGCAAGCAGTCCGAGGCTGAGGAAAGCGAATCCGGGTTGTCTACTCTGCCCAAGGTAAGTGATATCTTTAACAAGTGGATGCAAGAATGTGAACTAACTGGGCTTAACTTTCTATCACAGATAACCAGCGACGAATCCCAGCCCGACACGCCAAAGGATGACTTGCAGTCAGGTGAATTTGACTTCGCCAAGCCCCAGCGTCCGCCACGCAAGAAGAAGATGCGCCGCACTCTCACCTGGAAGAAGGAGAACTCCATTGTGGAGGCAACTGCCATAACGTCCACGGACTCCGATTCCGATTACAAGCCACCGCTATCGGGGGCAGGCAAAAAGAAGAACCCACTTGCACTTCCACTGCCCGAGCAAAGCTTCATTGAGCTGGACAAGTCACTGATGCGCCACCTGAACTCGCCCCGGAAGATCAAGTCGGCATACACCCTCACCGTGATGTCCTCGCCCTCGCCGAATGCCGACAGCGATCAGTCTCCCAGTCAGACACCAAGGCAATCCCTGGTGCAGGCCATGCGGGACAGTTTCGTGGATCAGGGCTTTGAGACGTGCTCGAACGATCCCATGGACAACAGTCCGATACGCCGATCCTCGGTGGGAGGCACGGACTCGAAGCCCTCCGGCTTTTCAACGCCCGTTAAGGGACGCCACGCTGCCAGTCCGGCGCAACAGCAACTCTTCAGTCCGATTCTCATCCAGGAGCGACCGCGCCGCAGCTCCCTGGCCATGCAAGTAATCCGGGAGGATCATCCGCTCGACCTGGACGCCACCTCCAGCTCACCCTCCACACCGTGCAGCGAGCGGGAGTTCTTCGCCAATGCCCCGACAGTCGAGATCGACAACTCCCAGGATGAGAGTCCCACCAGCAAGGCGCACTCGATGTTCTGGATCACCTCGGGCGACTTCACTGTCTCGCTGGAGATCTTCAAGAACAGCCCGGAACGCCTGCGTCTGCTCTACGAGATCT
This genomic stretch from Drosophila teissieri strain GT53w chromosome 2L, Prin_Dtei_1.1, whole genome shotgun sequence harbors:
- the LOC122618596 gene encoding uncharacterized protein LOC122618596, giving the protein MPESHSYKLKRLTSTTRQRTNPKMVLTNSTPNSSSQHNQMVVDTAAMNSEDLSELLQLNAEIEERRRSCRFGDASTACGLLRATMTREELFEISSLDDDRFLTALEHQNSFASPRRVQVTDLDLSSIENLMKYFDEEVPVTPTKTLGATKATTTTGMVASTIAKLSLQTEPVTPPKPKVGGGHLKISELKQKYEQLPEMETPRSAYQGSRKASASLPMKVKEMAQLFNSKISQVMRRTEEPQYVQLQNEMSPEVKAQSRLVSPLESPVQGPCLVAEEVFRELSVKDKALLFNKFIGDMAAKHPKFNAHAADLKEKVNKQVARGEVVAERQASVKHLAQELEAKCILEPVSPPRPGGVSPPKITESKAETSTSELHVSTLTVILKPSPERRAPLARPRRCLDRQSDEHAREPSQKRNLDAIRTIMPTEAYAPPKKIRRTRQERSGADNQMFFQNEQLETLFYSWLSTENGVQFDITSVSNGQQTIEIATEEGELLEQPLLEPSTAALEDVSQKSAVERLLEEAIAKLERDNESRKVAQVEEKKEVEEPVVQVTPRRIKRQAPPVPAPRPSLSQVTSSASSCKQSEAEESESGLSTLPKITSDESQPDTPKDDLQSGEFDFAKPQRPPRKKKMRRTLTWKKENSIVEATAITSTDSDSDYKPPLSGAGKKKNPLALPLPEQSFIELDKSLMRHLNSPRKIKSAYTLTVMSSPSPNADSDQSPSQTPRQSLVQAMRDSFVDQGFETCSNDPMDNSPIRRSSVGGTDSKPSGFSTPVKGRHAASPAQQQLFSPILIQERPRRSSLAMQVIREDHPLDLDATSSSPSTPCSEREFFANAPTVEIDNSQDESPTSKAHSMFWITSGDFTVSLEIFKNSPERLRLLYEIFTQKSWETRDLAFGIDGHKFSRGAASSESESVRQSLPERPPSVKGCSHYWFASGDLAVPFSGKLMSGEKIERLFAFLNGEQSELRFGVDHIELSSVPEFWPTTQKYSIESSYSMLVGLQAGASNGLEGRSKYSWPNSSLSANQAIKTSDLDQTEFESDSFGNNSGRLSFSPDLFSLDYEAVPLDELFAKAPPSGAAPAMSVPQMMQTLKQQQSKLRSVEQRIRGYAKPANLADSSLEHCRNTPQYVHKLRSIIRAIDNIGRDDGFRGCSMEQLESFMYFLSEYADVCLANCSEHMDKILDTLMDRRAVEV